One part of the Desulfonema ishimotonii genome encodes these proteins:
- a CDS encoding NTP transferase domain-containing protein, with product MNTESRIASVIMAAGRGSRMKAYDGNKTLLPLIPGDSPFEGSQPILRHIIDTLPSAPPALIVNYKSGDVKAATQGLGLTYCHQPVLNGTGGAVLAAREFIEHQPCDRLVITMGDVPFVRPETYRNLIEKLDRHHLVVLGFEPKDKKQYGILEIAGDQVEKITEWKFWREYPAEKQAVQTVCNSGIYAARREELLRYLSVLESRPQTVLKERDGKMVEIEEYFITDIAEYMTADGLSVGYALTADEMETMGVDDPDALARAQAYYRSEIG from the coding sequence ATGAATACAGAATCCCGGATTGCATCGGTGATCATGGCTGCCGGAAGGGGCAGCCGCATGAAAGCATATGACGGCAACAAAACCCTTTTGCCCCTGATTCCCGGAGACTCTCCCTTTGAGGGCAGCCAGCCCATTCTCCGCCACATTATAGACACCCTGCCCTCCGCCCCACCGGCCCTGATCGTTAACTACAAAAGCGGGGATGTGAAGGCGGCGACACAGGGGCTGGGTCTGACCTACTGCCATCAGCCGGTGCTGAACGGCACAGGCGGCGCGGTTCTGGCCGCCCGCGAATTTATCGAACATCAGCCCTGTGACAGGCTGGTCATTACCATGGGGGACGTGCCCTTTGTCCGGCCCGAAACCTACCGGAACCTGATTGAAAAGCTCGACCGGCATCACCTGGTGGTCCTCGGGTTTGAGCCGAAGGACAAAAAACAGTACGGCATTCTGGAGATCGCCGGCGATCAGGTGGAAAAAATTACGGAATGGAAGTTCTGGCGGGAGTATCCGGCTGAAAAGCAGGCAGTCCAGACGGTCTGCAATTCCGGGATTTACGCAGCCCGGCGGGAAGAGCTGCTCAGATACCTCTCGGTTCTGGAATCCCGGCCCCAGACCGTCCTCAAGGAGCGGGACGGAAAGATGGTCGAGATTGAGGAATACTTTATCACCGACATTGCGGAGTATATGACCGCCGACGGCCTGTCCGTCGGATATGCGCTGACAGCGGATGAGATGGAAACGATGGGGGTGGATGACCCGGATGCCCTGGCGCGGGCACAGGCATATTACCGGTCTGAAATCGGTTAA
- a CDS encoding PEP/pyruvate-binding domain-containing protein has product MVHSEKHPIPAVISPDDFDRDVKTFHELMPRKVGNILLVSTPYDAFLMEEDETLTSKIINEYRGLNLSRPPRLTKAATAQEALSLLDERPFDMVITMPNLEDMDTYELVIKIKGLRPDLPVLLLAHSPRDIDEGRDHCTVIDNEFIWSGNSDLLLALIKSVEDRLNVENDTRCAGVRVLILVEDSPLYRSFFLPLIYKVVVRQTLSVLEESLNEEHRALKMRARPKILVAENYEEATDLFHKFQPYVFGMISDTRYPRECVVQADAGFILLSRIRQEVPYLPLLLMSSEPENRAKAETIQAVFIDKNSTELRGEIETFFQEYLGFGDFVFRLSDKTEVGRATNLRTLEEILPTVPDEPVLYHARRNHFSNWLMARSEIRLASRFGKVGASAFSTVSSMRQYIIDNIHALRRCRQKGMVVQFAPDAFDPDVADFVKIGQGSLGGKARGLAFVSGLIHQNASRRKKYPGINIVVPRTLVIATDGFEAFVSQNRLHYSRFCSCPDQEIRERFTEADIPRWLYRQLEAFLRKVTGPLSVRSSSLLEDAHFQSFAGLYDTFMIPNNHPDFFVRLHHLITAIKRVYASTYFERPLSFAKRISQQFKADSMAVIIQQVAGKTHGAYYYPAISGVARSRNYYPVGQMAPEDGIARIALGMGRILDEENALRFCPRYPHFMPQFSTVDDILANAQRRFYALRVEDSPDPFASGNGESLVKRAVDEAEAEFPVRSLCSTYLPEEHRLRDTAYMPGPKVLTFAPVLKHKVFPLPELLSDLLEMGRKGMGGPVEIEFSVDLSEDKAHRNTFFFLQLRPMSAGQEAEDVRITARDIEEAFCFSTDSLGHGRSQEMADIVYVKPECFEASETVKIAGEIGKINAGLVREKRPWLLAGPGRWGSADRWLGIPVRWKDISGVGAMIEVRDGRLNADPSQGSHFFQKITDRGIHYITLNPGGTDFLKWDWLNALPAVGETQFLRHVRLERPFLLKNDGRTSQCAAVYPANQ; this is encoded by the coding sequence ATGGTTCATTCGGAGAAACACCCCATTCCGGCAGTGATCAGTCCCGATGATTTTGACCGGGATGTCAAAACCTTTCACGAGCTGATGCCCCGGAAGGTCGGGAATATCCTTCTGGTGTCAACCCCTTATGATGCCTTCCTCATGGAAGAGGACGAAACCCTCACCTCCAAGATCATCAACGAATACCGGGGACTCAACCTGAGCAGGCCACCCCGTCTGACCAAGGCCGCGACCGCACAGGAAGCGCTGTCACTTCTGGATGAGCGCCCCTTTGACATGGTCATCACCATGCCGAACCTGGAGGATATGGACACCTATGAACTCGTCATCAAGATCAAGGGACTGAGGCCGGACCTGCCGGTGCTGCTGCTGGCCCACAGCCCCCGCGACATTGACGAGGGGCGGGACCATTGCACGGTCATCGACAACGAATTCATCTGGTCCGGCAACTCGGACCTGCTCCTGGCCCTGATCAAAAGCGTGGAGGACCGGCTCAACGTGGAAAACGACACCCGGTGTGCCGGGGTCCGCGTGCTGATTCTGGTGGAGGACTCCCCCCTGTACCGCTCCTTTTTCCTGCCCCTGATTTACAAGGTCGTGGTGCGTCAGACCCTCTCGGTGCTGGAAGAGAGCCTGAATGAGGAACACCGGGCACTGAAAATGCGGGCGCGGCCCAAAATCCTGGTGGCGGAGAACTACGAGGAGGCGACGGACCTGTTTCACAAATTTCAGCCCTATGTGTTCGGCATGATCTCGGACACCCGGTATCCCAGGGAATGCGTGGTTCAGGCCGACGCCGGTTTTATTCTTCTGTCCCGCATCCGGCAGGAAGTGCCCTATCTCCCGCTGCTCCTGATGAGTTCCGAGCCGGAAAACCGGGCAAAGGCCGAAACCATTCAGGCGGTCTTCATCGACAAGAACTCAACAGAACTCCGGGGGGAGATCGAAACCTTTTTTCAGGAATATCTGGGATTCGGCGATTTCGTGTTCCGCCTCTCCGATAAGACCGAGGTGGGCCGGGCCACCAACCTGCGGACCCTGGAGGAAATCCTGCCCACCGTCCCGGACGAACCGGTTCTCTACCACGCCCGGCGCAACCATTTTTCCAACTGGCTCATGGCCCGCTCTGAAATCCGGCTCGCCTCCCGGTTCGGCAAGGTCGGGGCGTCGGCCTTCAGCACCGTCAGCAGTATGCGGCAGTATATCATCGACAATATCCACGCCCTGCGCCGGTGCCGTCAGAAGGGCATGGTGGTGCAGTTCGCACCGGATGCCTTTGACCCGGATGTGGCCGATTTCGTCAAGATCGGCCAGGGATCACTGGGGGGCAAGGCCAGGGGGCTGGCCTTTGTCTCCGGCCTGATTCATCAGAACGCGAGCCGCCGGAAAAAATACCCCGGCATCAACATCGTGGTGCCCCGGACCCTGGTGATTGCAACAGACGGCTTTGAGGCCTTTGTCAGCCAGAACCGGCTTCACTATTCCCGGTTTTGCAGTTGCCCGGATCAGGAGATCCGGGAGCGCTTTACGGAGGCCGACATCCCCCGGTGGCTCTACCGGCAGCTTGAGGCCTTTCTGCGAAAAGTGACCGGACCGCTCTCGGTGCGCTCCTCAAGCCTCCTGGAAGACGCCCATTTTCAATCCTTTGCCGGGCTTTACGACACCTTTATGATCCCCAACAACCACCCGGACTTCTTTGTCCGGCTCCACCACCTCATCACGGCCATCAAGCGGGTTTACGCCTCTACCTATTTTGAGCGCCCCCTCTCTTTTGCCAAAAGGATCTCCCAGCAGTTCAAGGCCGACAGCATGGCCGTGATCATCCAGCAGGTGGCCGGGAAAACGCACGGGGCGTATTATTACCCGGCCATCTCCGGCGTGGCCCGGTCCCGCAACTACTATCCGGTGGGGCAGATGGCCCCGGAAGACGGTATCGCCCGCATTGCCCTGGGCATGGGCAGAATTCTGGACGAGGAAAACGCGCTGCGCTTCTGTCCGCGCTATCCCCATTTCATGCCCCAGTTTTCAACGGTGGACGATATTCTGGCCAATGCCCAGCGGCGGTTTTACGCCCTCCGGGTCGAGGATTCCCCGGACCCGTTCGCATCCGGCAACGGGGAGAGCCTGGTGAAACGGGCCGTGGATGAGGCCGAAGCGGAATTTCCGGTCAGGAGCCTGTGCAGTACGTATCTGCCGGAGGAACACCGGCTCCGGGACACGGCCTATATGCCCGGCCCCAAAGTGCTGACCTTTGCCCCGGTTCTCAAACACAAGGTGTTTCCGCTGCCGGAACTGCTTTCGGACCTTCTGGAGATGGGACGGAAGGGCATGGGCGGGCCGGTGGAGATCGAGTTTTCCGTTGACCTGAGCGAGGATAAGGCGCACCGGAATACGTTTTTCTTCCTGCAACTGCGGCCCATGTCCGCAGGCCAGGAGGCCGAGGATGTACGGATCACCGCCCGGGACATTGAGGAAGCGTTCTGCTTTTCCACGGATTCGCTGGGACATGGCCGGAGCCAGGAGATGGCCGATATCGTCTATGTGAAACCGGAATGCTTCGAGGCGTCGGAAACCGTGAAGATCGCCGGGGAAATCGGAAAGATCAACGCGGGTCTGGTCCGGGAAAAACGGCCCTGGCTGCTGGCCGGTCCGGGACGCTGGGGGTCTGCGGACCGGTGGCTTGGCATTCCGGTGAGATGGAAGGATATTTCGGGCGTGGGGGCCATGATCGAGGTGCGGGACGGCAGGCTGAACGCTGACCCGTCCCAGGGGTCTCATTTCTTCCAGAAGATCACGGACCGGGGGATTCACTACATCACCCTCAATCCGGGCGGCACCGATTTCCTGAAGTGGGACTGGCTGAACGCGCTTCCGGCAGTGGGGGAGACACAGTTCCTCCGGCATGTGCGTCTGGAAAGGCCGTTTCTGCTGAAGAACGACGGTCGGACATCACAGTGCGCGGCGGTCTACCCTGCTAATCAGTGA
- a CDS encoding alpha/beta hydrolase produces the protein MSETLFMIHGMSCGSWMWDNYKTFFAAKGFTCVTPTLRHHEAGPDALPLSLGTLSLLDYAADLEKEIRALDQRPILMGHSMGGLLAQILAARGLAKAVVLLAPAPPAGIFSLNSDAVLSFGTLLGTWAFWEKPFRMEFAGLTHALLNRMPESAHQDIYEKLGYESGRAAFEIGMWFMDPAGAAQVDAERLTCPVLAVVGEEDRITSARTIRKIADKYAPLSTYKKFPGHAHWLIQEPGWQAVAEYVETWMADKTGHPG, from the coding sequence ATGAGCGAAACGCTCTTTATGATTCACGGCATGTCCTGCGGTAGCTGGATGTGGGACAACTATAAGACATTTTTTGCGGCAAAAGGATTTACCTGTGTGACCCCGACGCTTCGCCACCATGAGGCCGGGCCGGATGCCCTGCCGCTGTCACTGGGCACCCTGAGCCTGCTCGACTATGCGGCGGACCTTGAAAAGGAAATCCGGGCCCTGGATCAGAGGCCGATCCTGATGGGCCATTCAATGGGCGGACTTCTGGCCCAGATCCTGGCCGCCCGGGGACTGGCAAAGGCCGTTGTACTCCTGGCCCCGGCACCGCCTGCGGGGATTTTTTCCCTGAATTCGGATGCGGTTCTGAGCTTCGGCACGCTGCTGGGCACATGGGCGTTCTGGGAAAAACCCTTCCGTATGGAATTTGCCGGACTGACCCACGCGCTGCTGAACCGGATGCCGGAATCCGCGCATCAGGACATTTACGAGAAACTCGGATATGAGTCGGGCCGGGCCGCCTTTGAAATCGGAATGTGGTTCATGGACCCTGCCGGTGCGGCCCAGGTTGACGCCGAACGGTTAACCTGCCCGGTGCTGGCGGTGGTTGGAGAAGAGGACCGGATCACGTCCGCCCGGACCATCAGAAAAATTGCAGATAAATATGCCCCCCTTTCAACCTATAAAAAATTTCCGGGTCACGCCCACTGGCTGATTCAGGAGCCTGGCTGGCAGGCGGTGGCCGAATATGTCGAAACGTGGATGGCCGATAAAACAGGTCATCCGGGGTAA
- a CDS encoding ATP-binding protein yields MSEGTADQLYLAIRLASLEAWLEKNEPVPFVVDDILIKFDDDRAVATLQVLSRLSRQTQVIFFTHHRHLPALAEKHLEAGELFTHRLNT; encoded by the coding sequence ATGAGCGAGGGCACCGCAGACCAGTTGTATCTGGCGATCCGGCTGGCAAGTCTGGAAGCCTGGCTGGAGAAGAACGAGCCTGTTCCCTTTGTGGTGGACGACATTCTCATCAAATTTGACGACGACCGGGCGGTTGCCACCTTGCAGGTACTCTCCCGTCTCTCCCGGCAGACCCAGGTGATTTTCTTCACCCATCACCGTCATCTGCCGGCGCTGGCTGAAAAACATCTGGAGGCGGGCGAACTCTTTACCCACCGCCTGAACACTTGA
- a CDS encoding YitT family protein, with protein sequence MLIFNIAHIVKDTIFILIGIVLASFGLKGFLLPNSFIDGGAMGISLLISETTGVSLSVLIVAINLPFIVLGYSQIGKQFALKSIIAIIGLALVVHFIPFPLITSDKLLIAVFGGFFLGSGIGMAIRGGTVIDGTEVLAIHLSKKTGLTIGDIILIFNIIIFSFGAYILSIEIALYAILTYLAAAKTINFIIEGVEEYTGITIISEDSEIIRLMITEKLGRGATIYTGKGGYGKRNETLKQIDVVYTVITRLEITKLRKEIDKIDPKAFIIMNSVKDIKGGMIKRRALDK encoded by the coding sequence ATTTTAATATTTAATATTGCTCATATTGTCAAGGATACAATTTTTATTCTAATTGGTATTGTTTTAGCTAGTTTTGGACTAAAAGGTTTTTTACTGCCTAATTCATTTATTGATGGCGGTGCTATGGGAATTTCTTTGCTTATATCAGAGACAACTGGTGTATCATTATCCGTTCTCATTGTAGCGATCAATTTACCATTTATCGTACTCGGATATTCACAAATAGGAAAGCAATTTGCTCTTAAAAGTATTATTGCCATAATCGGACTTGCATTAGTTGTTCACTTTATACCTTTTCCTCTTATTACATCAGACAAATTACTGATCGCTGTTTTTGGCGGTTTTTTCTTAGGGTCAGGAATAGGAATGGCAATTCGGGGGGGAACTGTAATTGACGGAACAGAGGTATTAGCAATTCATCTGAGCAAAAAAACAGGTCTGACCATTGGGGATATAATTTTAATTTTCAACATTATTATATTTTCATTTGGAGCTTACATTTTGTCAATAGAAATTGCATTGTATGCAATTTTAACCTATCTGGCTGCCGCAAAAACTATAAATTTTATAATTGAAGGAGTTGAGGAATATACCGGAATAACAATTATATCAGAAGATAGTGAAATAATAAGATTAATGATTACTGAAAAATTAGGTAGAGGTGCTACAATATATACGGGCAAAGGTGGATATGGAAAAAGAAATGAAACTTTAAAACAGATTGACGTTGTTTATACAGTTATTACCAGATTAGAAATTACAAAACTGCGAAAAGAAATTGACAAAATAGACCCCAAGGCATTTATCATTATGAATAGTGTAAAAGATATAAAAGGAGGAATGATAAAGAGGCGAGCATTAGATAAATAA
- a CDS encoding substrate-binding periplasmic protein — MLFSLSVPSAFAGEEIRLTTGEFPPFISESLKHYGPAPHIVTKAFASEGVSVRFRVFPWKRAYITAKRGEEYVGSGFWLEAERRKKDFWYSDPVYESRWAFFYLKSFRFDWNTLEDLRGIRVGVTREFTYTKELYDAIDAGTISADWVSHEYLNIRKLLKGRIDIAIFNTEVGYYLLRKEAPQNFDLLIHHPKPLVETNGHLIFTKKREDNRRLIKLFNKGLKKLKKSGEYDRIFEASRRGEYIIKD; from the coding sequence ATGCTATTTTCATTGTCAGTTCCTTCTGCTTTTGCCGGGGAAGAAATCCGTCTGACAACAGGAGAATTTCCTCCTTTCATATCAGAAAGTCTGAAACATTACGGTCCTGCCCCCCATATTGTGACGAAAGCTTTCGCCTCGGAAGGTGTCAGTGTCAGATTCAGGGTGTTTCCCTGGAAGCGGGCATATATAACTGCAAAGAGGGGGGAAGAATATGTGGGATCAGGGTTCTGGTTGGAAGCCGAAAGGCGAAAGAAAGATTTCTGGTACAGTGATCCGGTCTATGAAAGCAGATGGGCATTTTTTTATTTGAAAAGCTTCCGGTTTGATTGGAACACACTGGAAGACCTGAGAGGAATCAGAGTGGGAGTGACAAGAGAATTTACCTATACCAAAGAGCTTTATGATGCCATAGATGCCGGAACAATCAGTGCTGACTGGGTGTCGCACGAATATCTGAATATCAGAAAACTCCTTAAAGGAAGAATTGATATTGCCATATTTAACACGGAAGTGGGATATTACCTGCTGAGGAAAGAGGCTCCGCAGAATTTTGATCTGCTGATCCATCATCCGAAGCCGCTGGTCGAAACAAACGGTCACCTTATTTTTACGAAAAAACGAGAGGATAACAGACGGCTGATCAAATTATTCAACAAAGGACTGAAAAAGCTGAAAAAGAGCGGAGAGTATGACCGGATTTTTGAGGCATCCAGACGGGGGGAATATATAATAAAAGATTAA
- a CDS encoding radical SAM protein, which yields MLTGIHILMTYKCNLECDHCFLYSGPNAQGTMTLPQIRCVLDESRKINSVEWIYFEGGEPFLFYPSMLEGIRLARNMGFKVGVVTNAYGAISEDDAEVWLRPLADIGVAYLSISDDSFHYGEGDNPAKRGLAAARKLGIPTAPICIQKPLVESMPGQGQGQDKGNPVIGGGAMFRGRAVEKLTSDLPRRPGCEFIKCPHEDLQSPSRVHVDCYGHVHLCQGLSMGNMWQCPLSKLVLEYEADLHPVCGPLTKGGPALLAKQYDVDIEGEYVDECHFCYLTRRTLVDRFPKYLAPRQVYGLKEK from the coding sequence ATGTTGACAGGTATCCACATTCTTATGACATACAAGTGCAACCTTGAGTGCGACCATTGTTTCCTTTATTCAGGTCCAAACGCGCAAGGAACCATGACATTGCCGCAGATTCGCTGTGTACTCGATGAATCACGGAAAATCAACAGCGTGGAATGGATATACTTCGAAGGAGGGGAACCGTTTCTTTTTTATCCGTCAATGCTTGAAGGGATCAGACTTGCACGGAACATGGGATTTAAGGTCGGGGTAGTAACCAATGCTTATGGTGCGATTTCTGAAGACGATGCCGAGGTTTGGCTTCGGCCTCTCGCGGATATTGGAGTAGCATACCTCAGCATCAGCGATGATTCATTTCACTATGGAGAGGGAGACAACCCGGCCAAACGCGGATTGGCGGCAGCACGCAAGCTCGGCATCCCGACTGCCCCTATTTGCATTCAGAAGCCCCTTGTTGAATCTATGCCCGGTCAGGGTCAGGGTCAGGACAAGGGCAACCCTGTAATAGGGGGTGGAGCGATGTTCAGGGGAAGAGCTGTCGAAAAGCTGACTTCAGATTTACCGCGCAGACCCGGTTGTGAATTCATTAAATGTCCGCATGAAGATTTGCAATCTCCTTCAAGGGTACATGTAGACTGTTATGGTCATGTGCATTTGTGTCAGGGCTTAAGCATGGGTAACATGTGGCAATGCCCACTTTCAAAGCTGGTACTTGAATACGAGGCTGATTTGCACCCTGTATGCGGTCCGCTGACCAAAGGTGGTCCGGCTCTGTTGGCAAAGCAATACGATGTTGATATTGAGGGAGAGTATGTTGATGAATGCCATTTCTGCTATCTTACCCGTCGCACCCTTGTTGACAGATTTCCAAAATATCTTGCTCCGAGGCAGGTTTATGGTCTGAAAGAGAAATGA
- a CDS encoding ATP-binding protein, with protein MALKKLPLWDGPLSALETLRVPSAETLDLFEDRLKNAGDAVTKRRAEAEEAARHLAETEVQIREISLAGEIPGEADLVAARKRRDEGWGVIRRMTETGDRAEDAASDFVAEFPPARRLSEAYEMSVRRADDLGDRLRREAERVARKAGLLARCEKEKAHQTYLINALGEAEAEQARARSEWAARWADTGITPRSPREMRVWASKQTALVEQLASFRENKAHTEEINAQILACRRDLSQALYDTGLPPSGDGERLNRLLAQARQAIEHAERCRVQREQALAERAQRQDELGEIRAKADQMVQELEAWRSRWETAVRPLGLDGNASPAQAGAVVEDLKALFDKLREAGVLEKRIHGMERDARNFGERVTSLIAREAPDMANLPPEQAVAELNDRLTRALKVSAEREELMRQFRQEEKALRNAKGSIAEIRARLDTMCAEARCDNFSDLPRAEERSRKRQQLEDALGQLEKQLIRLGAGATPEAFIREAEAVDPDTIGSRLSRLAEDITRMDARRTELDRTIGSEEKELERMDGSAKAAELAEAGQEILARLETDADQYIRLRLAAVVLNQAIERYREKHQGPILSRSSRLFARMTLGHLMRCGWRPATTGTW; from the coding sequence GTGGCCCTGAAGAAACTGCCGCTCTGGGACGGTCCCCTCTCTGCCCTTGAAACCCTGCGCGTGCCCTCTGCGGAAACCCTTGATCTCTTTGAAGACCGCCTGAAAAATGCCGGTGACGCAGTGACGAAGCGCCGGGCAGAAGCCGAAGAAGCTGCACGGCATCTGGCGGAGACCGAGGTGCAAATCCGGGAAATCAGTCTGGCCGGAGAGATTCCCGGCGAAGCCGATCTGGTGGCAGCCCGAAAACGCCGGGATGAGGGATGGGGGGTCATCCGCCGGATGACGGAGACCGGCGACAGGGCCGAAGACGCGGCATCGGATTTTGTGGCGGAGTTTCCCCCGGCCCGTCGCCTCTCCGAAGCCTATGAGATGAGCGTCCGCCGTGCCGATGATCTGGGGGACCGGCTCCGCCGGGAGGCGGAACGGGTAGCCCGGAAAGCGGGTCTGCTGGCCCGGTGTGAAAAGGAAAAAGCGCATCAGACATATCTGATCAACGCCCTTGGGGAGGCGGAGGCCGAACAGGCCCGCGCCCGATCCGAATGGGCAGCCCGCTGGGCTGATACGGGCATCACACCCCGGTCCCCCAGAGAGATGCGCGTGTGGGCCTCAAAACAGACCGCTCTGGTGGAACAGCTTGCCTCTTTTCGGGAAAACAAAGCCCATACAGAAGAGATCAACGCGCAGATCCTTGCCTGCCGCCGGGATCTCAGCCAGGCACTTTATGACACCGGCCTGCCCCCGTCCGGGGACGGGGAGCGCCTGAACCGTCTGCTCGCACAGGCGCGGCAGGCAATTGAACATGCGGAACGGTGCCGGGTTCAGCGTGAACAGGCGCTGGCGGAGAGGGCACAGCGCCAGGATGAGCTGGGGGAAATCCGGGCAAAGGCGGACCAGATGGTGCAGGAACTGGAGGCCTGGCGGTCCCGGTGGGAAACGGCGGTCCGCCCCCTGGGGCTGGACGGGAATGCGTCTCCGGCTCAGGCAGGCGCAGTGGTGGAAGACCTGAAAGCACTTTTTGACAAACTCAGAGAGGCGGGCGTACTGGAGAAACGGATTCACGGCATGGAGCGGGACGCCCGGAACTTCGGCGAACGGGTGACATCGCTCATCGCCCGAGAAGCGCCGGACATGGCGAATCTCCCGCCGGAGCAGGCTGTGGCCGAACTCAACGACCGCCTGACCCGCGCCCTGAAGGTCAGCGCCGAACGGGAGGAGCTGATGCGCCAGTTCCGTCAGGAGGAGAAGGCGCTGCGGAATGCAAAAGGCAGCATCGCCGAGATCCGCGCCCGGCTGGACACCATGTGCGCGGAGGCCCGGTGCGACAATTTCAGCGACCTCCCCCGTGCTGAAGAACGTTCCCGGAAGCGGCAGCAGCTCGAAGATGCGCTGGGACAACTGGAAAAACAGCTCATCAGACTGGGGGCCGGGGCCACACCGGAGGCGTTTATCCGTGAGGCAGAGGCGGTGGACCCCGATACCATCGGTTCCCGACTCAGCCGGCTGGCGGAGGATATCACCCGGATGGACGCCCGGCGGACCGAACTGGACCGGACCATCGGCAGTGAGGAAAAAGAGCTGGAACGGATGGACGGCAGCGCAAAGGCGGCGGAACTGGCCGAAGCCGGTCAGGAAATCCTGGCCCGCCTTGAAACCGACGCGGATCAGTATATCCGGCTCCGGCTGGCGGCGGTCGTACTGAACCAGGCCATCGAACGGTACCGGGAGAAACATCAGGGTCCGATTCTCAGCCGCTCATCCCGGCTCTTCGCCCGGATGACGCTGGGGCATTTGATGCGCTGCGGCTGGAGACCCGCGACAACGGGGACATGGTAA
- a CDS encoding YpsA SLOG family protein, translating to MIKKIISGGQAGVERAALDVARKHYMDYGGWVPRWRAEEDDTLVKDYRLRMAPRENYVQVTEQNILDADGVLIIGKGQATGNSALNQRMAERHGRPWLHIDLDVLPAFEAAKQTEVWISKHRIGVLAVTGPKADKTLDMYQIATDILETVLQLTVIDPRRYEANPMNPIPNPADQRLEEFIRLPKTVQEAVELLLRTLTFKERTRIANMTENHLDTLMPSLGTYIRNEFRMWAGNEPLMRDCRTYAGKAGEDPATVIIKEVWTQLQRADNVLRVVK from the coding sequence ATGATAAAAAAGATAATTTCCGGCGGGCAGGCCGGTGTCGAGCGGGCAGCCCTGGATGTGGCCCGCAAACATTATATGGACTATGGGGGGTGGGTTCCCCGGTGGCGGGCTGAGGAGGATGACACCCTGGTGAAGGATTACCGCCTCCGGATGGCGCCCCGGGAAAATTATGTGCAGGTGACAGAGCAGAATATTCTGGACGCGGACGGGGTGCTGATCATCGGCAAAGGTCAGGCCACGGGAAATTCCGCCCTGAATCAGCGGATGGCCGAACGGCACGGGCGTCCGTGGCTGCACATTGATCTGGACGTACTCCCGGCTTTCGAGGCCGCAAAGCAGACTGAGGTCTGGATCAGTAAACACAGGATCGGGGTGCTGGCGGTGACCGGCCCCAAGGCCGACAAAACCCTTGACATGTACCAGATCGCAACGGATATCCTGGAGACCGTCCTTCAGCTGACGGTCATTGATCCCCGGCGATATGAGGCCAATCCCATGAATCCGATACCCAACCCTGCAGACCAGCGGCTTGAGGAATTCATCCGGCTCCCCAAAACAGTACAGGAGGCGGTGGAACTCCTCCTCAGAACGCTGACCTTTAAGGAGCGGACCCGGATTGCCAATATGACCGAAAACCACCTGGACACACTGATGCCGTCGCTGGGAACGTACATCAGAAACGAGTTTCGCATGTGGGCCGGAAATGAACCCCTGATGCGCGACTGCCGCACCTATGCCGGTAAGGCAGGGGAAGATCCTGCCACCGTGATCATCAAGGAGGTGTGGACTCAGCTGCAACGCGCAGACAATGTGCTGCGGGTGGTTAAATAG